Within Takifugu flavidus isolate HTHZ2018 chromosome 12, ASM371156v2, whole genome shotgun sequence, the genomic segment AGGTGGAAGCTCAGTGCAAAGCAAAGGTGACTTTACAGTGTGGTGATGGAAATATGGCGGGTCAGTAAAATGCCTCCAACTTAACTTACGTCTGTTTACGACATATCCAACATATCCAACACGTCTGATGGTGACTTACAGGTCTGGTGCAGTACTGGCACACCCCCTTTGGAGACCTTCATCCTGGGCTACACAGTGAACTGGGCCCAGTGTATGTGCAACATGAGGGCAACCTGGTCCTCCCCAACATCAGTAGGGTCCACAGTGGTCTGTACTACTGCCTCCTACAGCACAAGGATGGTATTACACTGTGGCCACATGAGCTCCACGTGAGTCAGGAGTCCGGCAGATGTAACCAGCCCAGCGGCTACGTTGCCACGAGGTCCAGGAAAGACGTGGGGTCTCTAACAGAGAGGCAGGGGGGTGTTTCAGATGGGCATTTCACGGGAGCTGTGGTGGGATCAGTGCTGCTGACCTTTGTTGTAGGCTTCAGTGCTGGTGCTCTGTGCAGGAACCAGGTCCTCAGGTGGGTGCAAGAGCCTTAGTATTCAAATCATCCcccttttttaaatcaaacaattATATTATGACTATGATATCatcctaatttaaaaaaaagcattaataTGTCAGATATCTAAGCAGCATGgttgtgcagcagctgtgtaaGAGGCTCTTGATGTGTTTCCAATGTATTTTGAAGCCTTTTTCTGACTTCTAAAGAAGTCAAAGAGGGTTGATGTGGTTATTAAAATAACTACTCTTTGCCAGTGAAACATGCAGAAGCATTTGCAGAGATGCATGATAGACTATTGTCCACTAAGAACgccatattttgtattttttccctAAATTATTTCCTTGCAGGTGTTTAGGGGCCCTCATTGCAAGGCTGAGATCACCAGAAAATGATGTGCCTGACCACGCCTCTgaggtttccatgacaacactgTCCCCCGTGATCAACAACCATGCTGTGGACATAGAACAGGCAGAGACAATGACCTCATCGACCGCCTCACTCCCACCGGCCAAACCTCAGAGGAGTTTCCGAGAGAAACGACAGGATGAGCGAGAAATCACAAATGATCTGAAGGGGTGTGAGGGGCCTacaaaggagggggagggggaggaagaggaagaaaagagaagaagttCAGTAAAAACAAGTGTCCAAGAGTTTAATGGTGAGACAAAGGTGAAAGACAAGGAAGAGGACGGGGAGGGCAGAACACATCTGGCAGAAGATAAAGGAAGGAAACTATGGTttgaagaggagagagaagaggaggaggaaggtggagctCTGGAGGGATTGTCTAAAGGCTGCGATAAAGAGACAGAGTTCGATTCTGTAGATGGATATGATGAGACAACAACAAATGAAGAAAGACAGGAGCCAGTCAAAAAAGAGggtaaagagaagaaaaaagaagagaatgGGGACCAGGAAGATAGAAGCAAGgaaggagaagctgtgaggagCAAATGGGAGGAAGACAAAGGAACAGATGGAACTagggatgaggaggacaggCGGAGAGAGTATGATGGAAAGAAAgacagtgaagaagaggagagtcCAGCCCCAGAACAACCACCGCGCCCAGCGGCCCCTCGCCCAGCTCGTCCCAGCCGCGTCATTCGCCTGTACCAGTATGATGATGAGGGCCAGCGATACAGCCACGTTCCACAGCCCCCCGCTGAGGagccaggccccgcccccaggctgcagcagcgctcCATCTCTCTGACACGCCTCAGCGCCATTATGGCTGCGGCCTCAGCGGGGCCACTGGACACCAGAGAcacggagagggaggagagctcACACTTCCAGATGGAGATATGAGCGTTCTGGGCTGCCGTAGGAACCAAACGTAACCAGTTAATGGCAATTTTTCGCTTCTGTCACAAAAACCTTCCCTACGGGTAAATGAGGCATCATTTCTTTAATGTCTAAAACACAAGATGACGTGGATCCTAAACAGAGAAATGTGTTGTCAAATTCGCCATTTCTTCCATTGCTCCCAATAATTTTGATAACCAGAAGGTGGAAAATTTGAAGGATTTGATGGTCATCGTTGTATCcatgtatatgtgtatgtgtatggtCAGTTACGTCACTTTCTACAAACATGTAGTGATGTGTCgtctggtttttttttcatgttggcAGTTTAACTCGACTGTTACAgaaaaaagtttctttttttttttttttcaggaatAAGCAGAAATTCCTGTAGTGTTTATGGCTCCCGGCTGTAACACATTTACAGTAGCTCCATAAATTTCACTGTTTGTAGAAATGTACCACCAGATCATATCTCGTGCTGATAATCATGATGGTTTTTCACATTTTAGGAAGCCCCCTAATTGTTGATAATTTTGTTTGTAATAAAGCCCAACAAAATGGCGCCAATTTCCACTAACAGGATGGATAATCTCACACATGCAGGTCATTTTGCTTACAATGATTAAAGGAAATTGAATAAGAATATCATTTTTATTAGTGAATCCATAATTCTTCTGATTATCAGACTCAAAAAGCCGATATGATGTTTAATACAGGAAAAATCTGCCGAGGTAATAATTAATGTACTAAAATGTAAACAGAGGATCCCTGAAGGAATTGCCTGGTTTAACTTTCTTTAACGCTCTGTACTCTAATAACATCATGTTATCGTGTTTACTTTGTTACACCTCACAATGATCAATCAGTTAACAAATGAGGctgtattatattatatttcaAATGAAGCGACGCCTCCTcggtgaaaataaagaaatgatgaAAGGGTTTGAGTTAGCTATTCAGCCACAGTAAAGAGAATAACTTCTTGAACGCATCAGTCATCATCAGGTCTTATCTGGCTGTGTTGAAAACAGGATTCTACACCATCACACAGATAAGGGAGGGTGTAATCTTTGCTCTCTCACTCAGTTAATCATTCAGCCATGTGACAGTTAGTGAAAGTCAAGACACTCCGAACGGTTCAAGCTCCGAGAGGTTTTCTCCATCACTGGTGCCGCGACATGGATATGAAACAATGCGATGAGGCCTTCACGGACACCAGTTCTCAGACCGGTCTGAGTGGACTCATGGAGAGGATCAGGACATTTAGGCCACAGAATGTTTTCACGTGGTGAGTACAGCGCAGGAGAGGAGCATACAGCATGTGCCTCATGGCTTTTTACTGTAACGTTGAAGCCTTTCTCTtggacatacagtatattggATGAAAATATTCTCAATTTATTCAACTTTGCAAATAAACTTATGTAACAGTGAGAATTTTACATCCTCCATGAATAAAAGGTTCTGTTATTACTGATCAGAATCAGAAAAGCCATCTCCAAGATGATCCTGACCACAAGATCTGAGTTCTGAGGCAGAattctcctttttattttgaaagatttgagagatagagagatattCTTCCTATAATTACTTAAGCTGAACATCAAACCAATCTTGTATTTATACTGTACAAGTGCATGTAGACACTGGAGTGGTAGCATATGGGAACTTATGATTACAAAAGGTATTTAATAAACTTCACACAGCCACCGTTTTTAATAATGTCAACTCTTTCAGCTTTCACTGAGGTTAATGTGATGTTAAACACGTTTTGACATCCACGTCTGGTTCTCGGTGATgtaaaaaacatgaaataataataatgataataataataatggtgaaAGTAAGGCTCAGTTGTTGACAGAGAGTTACTGTCCTCCATTTTCCTTGTTAAGCTCCTCACCCACTCCCAAGATGCATCCTCGTCCACTTCAGAGCTCTCTGAAGTGTGTTCTTCTCTGCCACTGAAAAATACTCAAAATACTTTGAAGGTAATAGTTGACCATggtgtcctctctctctctaaggCAGCTGGCTAAGACACTGGCCATGGGTCAGGGCCTGGCCGGGTTCATCTGTGGGACAGCCCTCACCTCTCAGTACCTGGCCAGCAGCTTCCATGTGAACACTCCCATGCTGCAGAGTTTCTGTAACTACAGCCTGCTGTGTGTCACCTACACCAccatgctgctctgcaggaGAGGTGGGTCCAACACAGGGAGCCATCAACGCAGAGGTCCCTTAGAATAATGATGATGTTTATTCTTGATAAATCAGTCAAATGTGGTTTAAAATCACCAATCAATTGCAGctcattacatttttttttaaataacacaaTATTCCCATCAAACTTCATCCAAACAAGCAAACTGAAGCTCGGGGGTCTCCTTTAAACCACAGGGGATGACAGTCTTTTACAGATTCTGAAGAAACGCTGGTGGAAGTACGCTGTGCTGGGACTGGTGGATGTGGAGGCCAACTACGCTGTGGTTAAAGCTTACCAGTACACCACCATCACGAGTGTACAAGTGGGTGAAGTTTAAATTTATCCCCCTTGTTGCTGTATCGGCGTGTTTTAATTTCTATGTGAACACTCGTCTTTCCAGCTGCTTGACTGTTTTGTGATCCCGgtcctgatgctgctgtccTGGTGGGTTTTGAAGACTCGTTACAAGCTGGTGCACTACGTAGCGGTCGGCATCTGTCTTCTCGGCGTGGGGGCCATGGTGGGGGCTGATCTCCTGGCTGGTCGGGATCAGGGATCCAGTAAGAACTCCTGTTAACTGTTAGTTTAGCATTCTGTGCTGTTTTACAGCTAATTGTCCAAAGTGAATAATCAGAATGTAAAGTTTTACATCTGCCTCTATGAGGAATATCACAGAATTTTGTGAATAGACATTAATATATAAGGATTCCTCAGTTAAAGGAGAGCCAGAGTGTGACATGCAGATGATTAGAGCAGTTGGAAGTATTATTAAGTGTTGATatttctcttccctctgcagctgcaaaTATTCTGTTGGGTGACTGCCTGGTTCTGATCAGCGCAGCTCTGTATGCTGTCTCCAATGTGTGTCAGGAGTACACTGTAAAGAACCTGAGCAGAGTGGAGTTCCTGGGCATGGTCGGCCTGTTCGCCACCATCATCAGCGCCATacaaatgtgagtgtgtggacTCGACTGATACAGTTTCATGTGTTCAACGTTTTTGTATTAAATAGCTTTTAGGTCTTTTAACTGATCATCTGAGGTTTTTATTTCCAGGGTGATTCTGGAGAGAAATGAAATAGCTGCCATCCAGTGGAGCTGGCAAGTGGGTCAGTGCGCTTCTTCAGCATAAACAAATGAACGACGAGATTTTGACACAAAATCTATAAATTGATCTTAATCTCTAAATCCAGACTGAATCTGGGCTCCTCACGTGACTATAAAATAACTCTACTTCTAATAACGACTAGGACTTACAACTGTTCCCATCATCAGCTGGTGCgttacataaaataaatgactaCTTTAGTTACACAAGCAAGCTTTTTTTGAACAAGTTACTCTAAAAGTCCCACATTATTGGCTTAACATGTAAATCCACATGGTAGAATTCTGCCTGACATTTGTAGTCTACTCATGTAGTCTGCTGAAACAGTTTGGAGGTGATGGGAAGTTATTTAATAACTGAATTCTCTGTCTGCTCCTGTGTCAGATGTGTTGGTGATGCAGAAGAAGGCAGAGATGTACTGACCACTGTCTCTCTGCCATCAGGCCTGCTGTTCTCTGCCTTCGCACTGTGCATGTACGGCCTGTACAGCTGCATGCCCATCGTGGTGAAACTGAGCAGCGCCACCTCCGTCAACCTCTCCCTGCTCACCGCTGACCTTTTCAGCCTCTTCTGTGGAATCTTCCTCTTTCAGTATAATGTAAGTACAGTAGAAACAcaacacatgcacgcgcacactgATATTGAAGTGACAAGACACCTGATATACACCTCAAGGGATGGCAAATAttgcaatatttacattttatccACCCATTATAGGCCTTATTTAAACCAAGAGAATGTATATGATAATGAATTTGCCCATTTTACACTAATTTCAACTTGAAAATGGTTTAGATTCTTGCTGTTGTTTGAGGTGTCAGAATATTCCTGTTGTAGCTTTCTAACACACACTGTTTTACTCGCAACAATCGACAATGTTACGGTGACCCAACTGCGTTAATGTGCAATAAAGATGGTCAAAGGTTAATTTTCCGAGGCATGTGACTCAACACATCTGCATGTTCGGGTTTATATGACCTGTGAGCCTTGGCTTTGATATTtgaaagatcaaaggtcaactTCCAGAGGGAGTCCAGAATGTCACCAAAATTTAATCATctgttccttggcccattatcaacatttcccaaaaatttaattaaaatctgttGATGGCTATTTAAGTTATTTTGTTCACAGTCAGTCAGATAAGCCCCAGATGTCACAATCTCCTTGGTGGAGGTTAAAGAAAGTGCATCTCACAAGCAGGCGATGAAAAACAATGATTTGCCTCTTAGTGACTGATAAAGTCAAAGCTGTTTATTGATTTTTACCTATATATTTTATGTCCTTTTCAGTTCTCAGCACTGTACCTGGTTTCCCTGGTAGTCATCCTTATTGGCTTCATCGCCTTTAATGCCGTGCCAGCACCCACTGCCGCGTCCACATCCGCAAACCTTTTTGAGGAAGGCTACTATTGTGACTCCATGCAAGAAACAAATGTAAGGATTActgctgaggatgaggagggtgatAAAATACAGCACTATCACCAATGGAGCCACAGAGGAAGCAACACTGGTGCAGTGGTGTGCAGCACTAGAATGTGAATGCCTGTGTGAATGTATGGACTCTTGATGTAAATGCGTATGGCACATAAACATGCCGATAGGTCATGCATATTTCTACAATATCTTCCTCTTTTAGATATCAGCACATATTACACAGAAGAGTAAAGAGTTTACTTTACTGCCAGTTTTCATTCACTCTTTCACAAATGTGCCCTTTTGCATCAGACGTTCTTTTCAAATGAAAcctgttttactttttaaatcaaatccagTTACAAAATTTGAGCAAGATTATAAAAAATTACAGAGAATAAAAGAACTGACTGTATTAGAACTTAAAGGTTTGGCTCAGCTCTTCTGTGGTGTCCCTCAAAGCCCAATACTCATCACTCTAAATTTTGTaggatttttcttttgaaatgttgaaaataaaaatactgaAGCTGAAAGTGGTGAAATCCACTGACTTGATGGCTGTTTGTTTCCGTCTATGGTTTGAGTTTAAAGAGATTTCCTTCTGTTGCTCTTGCATCTCCATGATTGTTGAGAAGGTGgataacacaaaaaaagaacGCTCACAACCACCATAAATTCTCCGATGGCCATTAATTAAAGGCTTTTGCTCAAAGCAAATTTATCCAGgtctaattttttttctttacatcgCTGAGGAAAGCTGAAGTGAAACTGCTCACTGAGAAACAGATGCAGACATTACAGGATATTTAACTTCACATTAATTTCAATGAAGACTGAAAGACTTGACTCCCTATATCATACATTGACAATTAGCTAGTATGTTAAACTATACTGATAATTCAGCCAAAGATTAGCCAGATTATCCAGAACAGTTTTCCCCAAAATTGTGCCTGTGGGATAAAGTGAGCCAATTACCAATTGAGCATGCAGTTCACTACTTTTAGCCACTAGTTAGAGCAGTGATTCTTAACCTTGCTGGAGGGACTGAACCCCACCAATTTCATATGCGCATTTACCAGACcctttttaattgaaaaataaatatgatttttttcaaattcagGGCATAGGTATGCATTAACACTGTGTTCAGAGAACAAAACTagcaaaacatgattttcacacaaaaacatgcaatCAGGTAAGCAACTTGGTAGTAGCCTTTTCATCAAATCTGGCTCTCTCCACCTTGAATTCAGCAAGCGTTGTGTTCTTGTATTCACCATCTCTGTGCAGCTTAGAGAAGTGTTCCTTTATTTTTGTCAACTCTAGACTACAATTGCCAAACTTGGCATTGCAAATCATTCAGTTAGGAAACTGACTCCCATCCACGTGTGAATCCATATTGTACATATTCGTCATATTTGActgctttcttttcttgctCGACACAGTTAGTATGAAGGGCTTAAATTATTAACAAAGAAATCACACGACGTACCATCACAACAGTCACCAGTCGACTACTGAGCACCAAATTAACTGCAGCACAGGTAGGCCAAGCAACGTAGCATGATCACCTGCAGCCAATGATGGCCAAGTGGGGTGTGTTGTCACGAATCAtatgagtgtgtggtgtgtgtcttgACCTCTGCCAAACCCCTGAGACTGACTTACTGAACCCCTTGGGTTCGATCGAACCCAGGTTAAGAACCACTGCCTCCAAATGGCATTTGTAAGGTTTTCATTGTAACTGTAAATTACTTTTATATTCTAAACATTATATCCAAGAACGTAAAATGGCAGACATGAAGACCAAAGATCTATTACTTGGTGATGTTAATATTTAAAAGCGATATGCAGAAGCTACCTTTACACTGGCATGGTTGAAAAATTAACAGGTGAAGGATCCAGGGAAGCACCGCCAATGACAAACCCCTTTTTGCCCCCAACTAAAATTATGtggcacttttttttctccacaaaaaAATGGAGAACTTAGGACATTTTTTCATTGTTGATTATCATAGATACATACTTCCCACATTCTAGATTAGAGACAGACGTCAGTTGAATTCTAAACTTAGATTCCCTGAACTTGtgctgcagcatttttctcTCACAACCACTCTCACAACCACTTTTTCTCTCACAACCACTCTCACAACCACTCTCACAACCACCATAAATTCTCCGATGGCCATTAATTAAAGGCTTTTGCTCAAAGCAAATTTATCCAGgtctaattttttttctttacatcgCTGAGGAAAGCTGAAGTGAAACTGCTCACTGAGAAACAGATGCAGACATTACAGGATATTTAACTTCACATTAATTTCAATGAAGACTGAAAGACTTGACTCCCTATATCATACATTGACGATTAGCTAGTATGTTAAACTATACTGATAATTCAGCCAAAGATTAGCCAGATTATCCAGaacagtttttttccccaaaattgTGCCTGTGGGATAAAGTGAGCCAATTACCAATTGAGCATGCAGTTCACTACTTTGAGCCACTAGTTAGAGCAGTGATTCTTAACCTTCCTGGAGGTACTGAGCCCCACCAATTTCATATGCGCATTCACCAGACcctttttaattgaaaaataaatatgatttttttcaaattcagGGCAAAGGTATGCATTAACACTGTGTTCAAAGAACAAAACTagcaaaacatgattttcacacaaaaacatgcgATCAGGTAAGCAACTTGGTAGTAGCCTTTTCATCAAATCTGGCTCTCTCCACCTTGAATTCAGCAAGCGTTGTATTCTTGTATTCACCATCTCTGTGCAGCTTAGAGAAGTGTTCCTTTATTTTTGTCAACTCTAGACTACAATTGCCGAACTTGGCATTGCAAATCATTCAGTTAGGAAACTGACTCCCATCCACGTGTGAATCCATATTGTACATATTCGTCATATTTGActgctttcttttcttgctCGACACAGTTAGTATGAAGGGCTTAAATTATTAACAAAGAAATCACACGATGTACCATCACAACAGTCACCAGTCGACTACTGAGCACCAAATTAACTGCAGCACAGGTAGGCCAAGCAACGTAGCATGATCACCTGCAGCCAATGATGGCCAAGTGGGGTGTGTTGTCACGAATCAtatgagtgtgtggtgtgtgtcttgACCTCTGCCAAACCCCTGAGACTGACTTACTGAACCCCTTGGGTTCGATCGAACCCAGGTTAAGAACCACTGCCTCCAAATGGCATTTGTAAGGTTTTCATTGTAACTGTAAATTACTTTTATATTCTAAACATTATATCCAAGAACGTAAAATGGCAGACATGAAGACCAAAGATCTATTACTTGGTGATgttgttaatatttaaaagCGATATGCAGAAGCTACCTTTACACTGGCATGGTTGAAAAATTAACAGGTGAAGGATCCAGGGAAGCACCGCCAATGACAAACCCCTTTTTGCCCCCAACTAAAATTATGtggcacttttttttctccacaaaaaAATGGAGAACTTAGGACATTTTTTCATTGTTGATTATCATAGATACATACTTCCCACATTCTAGATTAGAGACAGACGTCAGTTGAATTCTAAGCTTAGATTCCCTGAACTTGTGCTGCAGCATTTTTCCTTGACAAGAAGACAGCTTCAGTAAAATGTGGCTCAACATCATTTAGTGTAATGAAAAtctttgtttccatttgaaTCTTTATACTGGACACACACTTGTCCACTGGACACCTGTAGTAATCAGACCCCAAGTAATTGAATGTGATATTTTTTACTCAAATGATAAAGATGAGCATGCTAACCTTCCCTGGATTGCTCTGATGCTATTAAAATAAATAGCAAACTAAATATAATGTATCCAATAAATATATATCAAAGCATCTTTACATTTGCATTACGGTTGGATCCAAGTTCCACtgagaaatggaaaaagggCTCTAAAGCCTCAAATGTGGACAACATAAATAGACTGGATGTTCTTTGTATGTGCTGACCCACTAAGACATAATTGTCACCTCCAATTAACAGAAGTCT encodes:
- the LOC130535414 gene encoding uncharacterized protein LOC130535414 isoform X1, whose protein sequence is MRKGNSLHAEDLFYEHPRFRMLTCWLIFTAFLSSLVSPNRAIVAVAPICQVEAQCKAKVTLQCGDGNMAGLVQYWHTPFGDLHPGLHSELGPVYVQHEGNLVLPNISRVHSGLYYCLLQHKDGITLWPHELHVSQESGRCNQPSGYVATRSRKDVGSLTERQGGVSDGHFTGAVVGSVLLTFVVGFSAGALCRNQVLRCLGALIARLRSPENDVPDHASEVSMTTLSPVINNHAVDIEQAETMTSSTASLPPAKPQRSFREKRQDEREITNDLKGCEGPTKEGEGEEEEEKRRSSVKTSVQEFNGETKVKDKEEDGEGRTHLAEDKGRKLWFEEEREEEEEGGALEGLSKGCDKETEFDSVDGYDETTTNEERQEPVKKEGKEKKKEENGDQEDRSKEGEAVRSKWEEDKGTDGTRDEEDRRREYDGKKDSEEEESPAPEQPPRPAAPRPARPSRVIRLYQYDDEGQRYSHVPQPPAEEPGPAPRLQQRSISLTRLSAIMAAASAGPLDTRDTEREESSHFQMEI
- the LOC130535414 gene encoding uncharacterized protein LOC130535414 isoform X2, producing MQKTFSTNIPAFLSSLVSPNRAIVAVAPICQVEAQCKAKVTLQCGDGNMAGLVQYWHTPFGDLHPGLHSELGPVYVQHEGNLVLPNISRVHSGLYYCLLQHKDGITLWPHELHVSQESGRCNQPSGYVATRSRKDVGSLTERQGGVSDGHFTGAVVGSVLLTFVVGFSAGALCRNQVLRCLGALIARLRSPENDVPDHASEVSMTTLSPVINNHAVDIEQAETMTSSTASLPPAKPQRSFREKRQDEREITNDLKGCEGPTKEGEGEEEEEKRRSSVKTSVQEFNGETKVKDKEEDGEGRTHLAEDKGRKLWFEEEREEEEEGGALEGLSKGCDKETEFDSVDGYDETTTNEERQEPVKKEGKEKKKEENGDQEDRSKEGEAVRSKWEEDKGTDGTRDEEDRRREYDGKKDSEEEESPAPEQPPRPAAPRPARPSRVIRLYQYDDEGQRYSHVPQPPAEEPGPAPRLQQRSISLTRLSAIMAAASAGPLDTRDTEREESSHFQMEI
- the LOC130535415 gene encoding solute carrier family 35 member F2-like, producing the protein MDMKQCDEAFTDTSSQTGLSGLMERIRTFRPQNVFTWQLAKTLAMGQGLAGFICGTALTSQYLASSFHVNTPMLQSFCNYSLLCVTYTTMLLCRRGDDSLLQILKKRWWKYAVLGLVDVEANYAVVKAYQYTTITSVQLLDCFVIPVLMLLSWWVLKTRYKLVHYVAVGICLLGVGAMVGADLLAGRDQGSTANILLGDCLVLISAALYAVSNVCQEYTVKNLSRVEFLGMVGLFATIISAIQMVILERNEIAAIQWSWQVGLLFSAFALCMYGLYSCMPIVVKLSSATSVNLSLLTADLFSLFCGIFLFQYNFSALYLVSLVVILIGFIAFNAVPAPTAASTSANLFEEGYYCDSMQETNVRITAEDEEGDKIQHYHQWSHRGSNTGAVVCSTRM